In one Planctomycetota bacterium genomic region, the following are encoded:
- a CDS encoding tRNA-(ms[2]io[6]A)-hydroxylase, which produces MLSLQSETSARWLAQVDRHLDEILIDHAHCEKKAAGVAMNLIFAYVDHVELVRELSVIVNEELDHFRQVLDLLERRQIRFRRLKPGAYGAKLHALVRKEEREQAVDRLLVASLIEARSCERFSLLRDHVQDVELATFYGSLFESEARHHATYVQFACEFASEETVRARLHELSAAEAAIVAAGDPLPRMHS; this is translated from the coding sequence ATGCTAAGTCTGCAAAGTGAAACCAGTGCTCGGTGGCTGGCCCAGGTGGATCGACACCTGGACGAGATTCTGATCGACCACGCCCATTGCGAGAAGAAAGCGGCAGGCGTGGCGATGAACCTGATCTTCGCCTATGTCGATCACGTCGAGTTGGTGCGCGAGCTGTCGGTCATCGTCAACGAAGAACTTGATCACTTCCGCCAGGTGCTCGATCTGCTTGAGCGGCGACAGATTCGCTTTCGCCGGCTCAAGCCGGGCGCCTATGGCGCCAAGCTCCACGCGCTGGTCCGCAAAGAGGAACGCGAGCAGGCGGTCGATCGGCTGCTGGTGGCCAGTCTGATCGAAGCCCGCTCATGCGAGCGGTTCTCGTTGCTGCGTGATCATGTTCAGGACGTCGAGTTGGCCACGTTCTATGGCAGTCTGTTCGAGTCCGAGGCGCGGCACCACGCGACCTACGTGCAGTTCGCCTGTGAATTCGCTTCCGAGGAGACGGTTCGCGCGCGGCTGCACGAATTGTCCGCCGCCGAAGCCGCGATCGTCGCCGCCGGCGACCCGCTGCCGCGGATGCATAGTTAA